The following coding sequences are from one Gadus macrocephalus chromosome 3, ASM3116895v1 window:
- the LOC132454657 gene encoding group XIIB secretory phospholipase A2-like protein yields the protein MLARVPLAAWGLLVLVLTLQGIQGQDTEAQAPAEPGQAPGGPPGEEDGDWGMDSLRGGFEAVNTYFDSMLELMGGRDGVCQYRCRYGKAPLPRPDFQMPEPDGCSSYFLGIPVPEGMDGIPAMTKCCNQLDLCYDTCGSNKYRCDSKFRWCLHSICSDLKKSLGLMSKVEACEAVADTMFNTVWTLGCRPYMNSQRAACICEGEDKDEL from the exons ATGTTAGCTCGGGTGCCGCTCGCAGCATGGGGCCTCTTGGTGTTGGTGCTGACCCTCCAGGGCATCCAGGGTCAGGACACCGAGGCGCAGGCCCCAGCAGAGCCCGGCCAGGCTCCGGGCGGCCCGCCGGGGGAGGAGGACGGCGACTGGGGAATGGACAGTCTGAGGGGAGGCTTCGAGGCGGTTAATACCTATTTCGACTCCATGCTTGAGTTGATGGGCGGTCGTGATGGAGTGTGTCAGTACCGTTGTCGATATG GTAAAGCCCCTCTGCCACGCCCGGATTTCCAGATGCCAGAACCAGACGGCTGCAGCTCCTACTTCCTGGGCATTCCCGTTCCCGAAGGG ATGGACGGCATCCCAGCCATGACCAAGTGCTGCAACCAGCTGGACTTGTGCTACGATACCTGCGGCTCCAACAAGTACCGCTGCGACTCCAAGTTCCGCTGGTGTCTGCACAGCATCTGCTCCGACCTCAAGAAGAGCCTCGGCCTCATGTCCAAGGTCGAAG CATGCGAGGCAGTGGCGGACACCATGTTCAACACTGTGTGGACCCTGGGCTGTAGGCCCTACATGAACAGCCAGAGAGCCGCCTGCATTTGCGAAGGAGAGGACAAGGACGAGCTGTGA
- the LOC132454651 gene encoding filaggrin-like isoform X3: MQVDPYPPMERAKESPSQDPGPGPMPGLSAGFQHVQPHGRSRTPRPASPPPAPPERPAIARGMQRFLNLLNKGVDMDLFTSIVNDDSKSVTSDVVLPLNKPPRREPSRSENDRAEPHLKNSRPSQSEPRSRSRWSTELPDTEGSPKERSNSAADDGRGISAIISSSSRHCPLSSASSGPRAEEENPMQLQLQNILETLGLSLDKEEMSGLTSRTDERLNGKRKDNGQGLHNPSGSEMPFEPAPEPCDGTSTSAPPQSRPAGRPPPQHTKGEGIVEGRKRRRLSPCSQSVDRSSGESGQRGRRTDGHKRRETDSCGDAGTDPTWDGEPSGASRAEKRQKRGRHGDPETYSRQEGDRHGDLETYRRKDGDPETYRRKDGDRHGVPETYRRRDGDRHGDSETCRRQDGDHHGIPKTYSRQDEDRHGDPETYRRRDGDRHGDSETYRRRDGDRHGDSETYMRQDEDRHGNPETYSRQDGDRHGDPVTYRRKDGDRHGDPVTYRRQDGDRHGDPETYSRQDEDRHGDSETCRRQEGDHHGNPKTYSRQDEDRHGDPETYRRRDGDRHGDSETYRRRDGDRHGDPETYRRHEGDRHGDPETYRRQDGDRHGDSETYRRRDGDRHGDPETYRRNDEDRHGDSETCRRQDGDHHGNPKTYGKRDHRGDRVKVSSRSPQARLANPDSNSALTLPGTTSTEYYQNANYHGNAINGSSHVNTLGDATPYPHLSASTGEHNPPYPLPGSASSYPLPGSASPYPLPGSASPYPLPGSASPYPLPGSASSYPLPGSAYPLPGSASSYPLPGSAYPLPVSASSYPLPGSPSSYPLPGSASSYPLPGSASSYPPPDASSYPLPGSASPYPLPGSASSYPLPGSASSPATTTPRPKPTDGLQLEYILNPDLSKSEGQHWSAQRCLQVINIWPASKRRCLTILKNTSAPTSPETMTAGIQGEVHASTWTEMKPALPKPAAQLATKPPQRQERVTVQKQEVLAVQKQEVLTVQKQEVLGVQKQEVVVIQGRKQRKTPTEEERKAVLKEKLLAFNQKMKQSPFMPAPVSSCTYSDLT; this comes from the exons ATGCAGGTGGACCCCTACCCACCCATG GAGAGAGCTAAGGAGTCTCCAAGCCAAGACCCTGGACCTGGACCGATGCCTGGATTATCTGCAGGCTTCCAGCACGTCCAG CCTCACGGGAGATCACGGACTCCACGCCCGGCCTCGCCACCCCCTGCGCCCCCAGAGAGACCCGCCATAGCCCGCGGCATGCAGCGGTTTCTCAACTTGCTTAACAAAGGGGTGGACATGGACTTGTTCACCAGTATCGTCAACGACGACAGCAAGTCCGTCACCTCGGATGTGGTGCTCCCGCTAAACAAGCCCCCGCGGAGAGAGCCTTCCAGGTCGGAGAACGATCGGGCCGAACCTCATCTGAAGAACAGCCGTCCGAGTCAGTCTGAGCCCCGGAGCCGTAGTCGATGGAGCACTGAGCTCCCCGACACTGAAGGGTCTCCCAAAGAGAGGAGCAACTCCGCTGCTGATGATGGCAGAGGCATCTCTGccatcatcagcagcagcagcagacattGTCCTTTAAGCAGTGCATCCAGTGGCCCGCGGGCGGAAGAAGAGAATCCAATGCAGTTACAGCTCCAGAACATTCTGGAGACCCTGGGTTTGAGCCTGGACAAGGAGGAGATGAGTGGACTCACAAGCCGCACTGACGAGAGGCTCAACGGGAAGAGGAAGGACAACGGACAGGGGCTCCACAACCCGTCAGGCAGTGAGATGCCCTTTGAGCCGGCTCCTGAACCCTGTGACGGTACTTCCACCTCCGCTCCTCCCCAGTCCCGTCCTGCCGgccgccctcccccccagcaCACCAAGGGAGAGGGCATCGTGGAgggcaggaagaggaggcggctctctccctgcagccaatcagtggACAGAAGCTCTGGGGAAAGCGGACAAAGAGGGAGAAGAACCGATGGCCACAAGAGGCGGGAGACGGACAGCTGCGGAGACGCGGGGACGGACCCGACGTGGGACGGAGAGCCCAGTGGAGCCTCAAGGGCAGAGAAGAGGCAGAAGAGAGGTCGCCATGGAGACCCCGAGACATACAGCAGGCAGGAGGGAGATCGCCATGGAGACTTGGAGACATACAGGAGGAAGGATGGAGACCCCGAGACATACAGGAGAAAGGATGGAGATCGCCATGGAGTCCCGGAGACATACAGGAGGCGGGATGGAGATCGACATGGAGACTCGGAAACATGCAGGAGACAGGATGGAGATCACCATGGAATCCCCAAGACATACAGCAGGCAGGATGAAGATCGCCATGGAGACCCAGAGACATACAGGAGACGGGATGGAGATCGCCATGGAGACTCGGAGACATACAGGAGGCGGGATGGAGATCGCCATGGAGACTCGGAGACATACATGAGGCAGGATGAAGATCGCCATGGAAACCCCGAGACATACAGCAGGCAGGATGGAGATCGCCATGGAGACCCTGTGACATACAGGAGGAAGGATGGAGATCGCCATGGAGACCCCGTGACATACAGGAGACAGGATGGAGATCGCCATGGAGACCCAGAGACATACAGCAGGCAGGATGAAGATCGCCATGGAGACTCGGAAACATGCAGGAGACAGGAAGGAGATCACCATGGAAACCCCAAGACATACAGCAGGCAGGATGAAGATCGCCATGGAGACCCAGAGACATACAGGAGGCGGGATGGAGATCGCCATGGCGACTCGGAGACATACAGGAGGCGGGATGGAGATCGCCATGGAGACCCAGAGACATACAGGAGGCACGAGGGAGATCGCCATGGAGACCCCGAGACATACAGGAGACAGGATGGAGATCGCCATGGAGACTCGGAGACATACAGGAGGCGGGATGGAGATCGCCATGGAGACCCGGAGACGTACAGGAGGAATGATGAAGATCGCCATGGAGACTCGGAAACATGCAGGAGACAGGATGGAGATCACCATGGAAACCCCAAGACATACGGGAAAAGAGATCACAGGGGCGACAGAGTTAAGGTAAGCTCCCGCAGTCCCCAAGCTCGTCTGGCAAACCCGGACTCCAACTCTGCCTTAACGTTGCCAGGAACCACTTCAACCGAGTACTATCAAAACGCTAATTACCATGGTAACGCCATCAACGGTTCCTCCCACGTGAACACTCTTGGAGATGCAACCCCCTACCCCCATCTCTCTGCTTCTACCGGGGAACACAACCCCCCCTATCCCCtccctggctccgcctcctcctatcccctccctggctccgcctccccctatcccctccctggctccgcctccccctatcccctccctggctccgcctccccctatcccctccctggctccgcctcctcctatCCCCTCCCTGGCTCCGCCTATCCCCtccctggctccgcctcctcctatcccctccctggctccgcctatcccctccctgtctccgcctcctcctatcccctccctggctccccctcctcctatcccctccctggctccgcctcctcctatCCCCTtcctggctccgcctcctcctatCCCCCCCCTGACGCCTCCTCCTATCCCCTCCCTGGCTCCGCCTCCCCCTATCCCCtccctggctccgcctcctcctatcccctccctggctccgcctcctcaCCTGCTACCACCACTCCTCGACCTAAGCCTACTGATGGCTTGCAGTTAGAATACATCCTTAACCCAGACCTGTCAAAGAGCGAGGGCCAGCATTGGTCTGCGCAGCGCTGTCTGCAGGTTATCAACATATGGCCTGCAAGTAAAAGGCGCTGCCTGACCATACTGAAGAACACCTCTGCACCAACAAGTCCTGAAACGATGACGGCCGGGATACAAGGAGAGGTCCATGCAAGCACTTGGACTGAAATGAAGCCAGCTTTACCTAAGCCAGCTGCTCAGTTGGCGACCAAGCCTCCTCAGCGGCAGGAGAGAGTTACAGTCCAAAAGCAGGAGGTACTTGCAGTCCAAAAGCAGGAGGTACTTACAGTCCAAAAGCAAGAGGTACTTGGAGTCCAAAAGCAAGAGGTAGTCGTGATCCAGGGGAGAAAACAAAGGAAAACGCCGACAGAAGAAGAAAGGAAGGCAGTACTGAAGGAAAAG CTTCTGGCATTCAACCAGAAGATGAAGCAGAGTCCCTTCATGCCAGCGCCAGTGTCTAGTTGTACGTATTCGGACCTGACATAG
- the LOC132454651 gene encoding filaggrin-like isoform X2 has protein sequence MQVDPYPPMSPKERAKESPSQDPGPGPMPGLSAGFQHVQPHGRSRTPRPASPPPAPPERPAIARGMQRFLNLLNKGVDMDLFTSIVNDDSKSVTSDVVLPLNKPPRREPSRSENDRAEPHLKNSRPSQSEPRSRSRWSTELPDTEGSPKERSNSAADDGRGISAIISSSSRHCPLSSASSGPRAEEENPMQLQLQNILETLGLSLDKEEMSGLTSRTDERLNGKRKDNGQGLHNPSGSEMPFEPAPEPCDGTSTSAPPQSRPAGRPPPQHTKGEGIVEGRKRRRLSPCSQSVDRSSGESGQRGRRTDGHKRRETDSCGDAGTDPTWDGEPSGASRAEKRQKRGRHGDPETYSRQEGDRHGDLETYRRKDGDPETYRRKDGDRHGVPETYRRRDGDRHGDSETCRRQDGDHHGIPKTYSRQDEDRHGDPETYRRRDGDRHGDSETYRRRDGDRHGDSETYMRQDEDRHGNPETYSRQDGDRHGDPVTYRRKDGDRHGDPVTYRRQDGDRHGDPETYSRQDEDRHGDSETCRRQEGDHHGNPKTYSRQDEDRHGDPETYRRRDGDRHGDSETYRRRDGDRHGDPETYRRHEGDRHGDPETYRRQDGDRHGDSETYRRRDGDRHGDPETYRRNDEDRHGDSETCRRQDGDHHGNPKTYGKRDHRGDRVKVSSRSPQARLANPDSNSALTLPGTTSTEYYQNANYHGNAINGSSHVNTLGDATPYPHLSASTGEHNPPYPLPGSASSYPLPGSASPYPLPGSASPYPLPGSASPYPLPGSASSYPLPGSAYPLPGSASSYPLPGSAYPLPVSASSYPLPGSPSSYPLPGSASSYPLPGSASSYPPPDASSYPLPGSASPYPLPGSASSYPLPGSASSPATTTPRPKPTDGLQLEYILNPDLSKSEGQHWSAQRCLQVINIWPASKRRCLTILKNTSAPTSPETMTAGIQGEVHASTWTEMKPALPKPAAQLATKPPQRQERVTVQKQEVLAVQKQEVLTVQKQEVLGVQKQEVVVIQGRKQRKTPTEEERKAVLKEKLLAFNQKMKQSPFMPAPVSSCTYSDLT, from the exons ATGCAGGTGGACCCCTACCCACCCATG TCTCCTAAGGAGAGAGCTAAGGAGTCTCCAAGCCAAGACCCTGGACCTGGACCGATGCCTGGATTATCTGCAGGCTTCCAGCACGTCCAG CCTCACGGGAGATCACGGACTCCACGCCCGGCCTCGCCACCCCCTGCGCCCCCAGAGAGACCCGCCATAGCCCGCGGCATGCAGCGGTTTCTCAACTTGCTTAACAAAGGGGTGGACATGGACTTGTTCACCAGTATCGTCAACGACGACAGCAAGTCCGTCACCTCGGATGTGGTGCTCCCGCTAAACAAGCCCCCGCGGAGAGAGCCTTCCAGGTCGGAGAACGATCGGGCCGAACCTCATCTGAAGAACAGCCGTCCGAGTCAGTCTGAGCCCCGGAGCCGTAGTCGATGGAGCACTGAGCTCCCCGACACTGAAGGGTCTCCCAAAGAGAGGAGCAACTCCGCTGCTGATGATGGCAGAGGCATCTCTGccatcatcagcagcagcagcagacattGTCCTTTAAGCAGTGCATCCAGTGGCCCGCGGGCGGAAGAAGAGAATCCAATGCAGTTACAGCTCCAGAACATTCTGGAGACCCTGGGTTTGAGCCTGGACAAGGAGGAGATGAGTGGACTCACAAGCCGCACTGACGAGAGGCTCAACGGGAAGAGGAAGGACAACGGACAGGGGCTCCACAACCCGTCAGGCAGTGAGATGCCCTTTGAGCCGGCTCCTGAACCCTGTGACGGTACTTCCACCTCCGCTCCTCCCCAGTCCCGTCCTGCCGgccgccctcccccccagcaCACCAAGGGAGAGGGCATCGTGGAgggcaggaagaggaggcggctctctccctgcagccaatcagtggACAGAAGCTCTGGGGAAAGCGGACAAAGAGGGAGAAGAACCGATGGCCACAAGAGGCGGGAGACGGACAGCTGCGGAGACGCGGGGACGGACCCGACGTGGGACGGAGAGCCCAGTGGAGCCTCAAGGGCAGAGAAGAGGCAGAAGAGAGGTCGCCATGGAGACCCCGAGACATACAGCAGGCAGGAGGGAGATCGCCATGGAGACTTGGAGACATACAGGAGGAAGGATGGAGACCCCGAGACATACAGGAGAAAGGATGGAGATCGCCATGGAGTCCCGGAGACATACAGGAGGCGGGATGGAGATCGACATGGAGACTCGGAAACATGCAGGAGACAGGATGGAGATCACCATGGAATCCCCAAGACATACAGCAGGCAGGATGAAGATCGCCATGGAGACCCAGAGACATACAGGAGACGGGATGGAGATCGCCATGGAGACTCGGAGACATACAGGAGGCGGGATGGAGATCGCCATGGAGACTCGGAGACATACATGAGGCAGGATGAAGATCGCCATGGAAACCCCGAGACATACAGCAGGCAGGATGGAGATCGCCATGGAGACCCTGTGACATACAGGAGGAAGGATGGAGATCGCCATGGAGACCCCGTGACATACAGGAGACAGGATGGAGATCGCCATGGAGACCCAGAGACATACAGCAGGCAGGATGAAGATCGCCATGGAGACTCGGAAACATGCAGGAGACAGGAAGGAGATCACCATGGAAACCCCAAGACATACAGCAGGCAGGATGAAGATCGCCATGGAGACCCAGAGACATACAGGAGGCGGGATGGAGATCGCCATGGCGACTCGGAGACATACAGGAGGCGGGATGGAGATCGCCATGGAGACCCAGAGACATACAGGAGGCACGAGGGAGATCGCCATGGAGACCCCGAGACATACAGGAGACAGGATGGAGATCGCCATGGAGACTCGGAGACATACAGGAGGCGGGATGGAGATCGCCATGGAGACCCGGAGACGTACAGGAGGAATGATGAAGATCGCCATGGAGACTCGGAAACATGCAGGAGACAGGATGGAGATCACCATGGAAACCCCAAGACATACGGGAAAAGAGATCACAGGGGCGACAGAGTTAAGGTAAGCTCCCGCAGTCCCCAAGCTCGTCTGGCAAACCCGGACTCCAACTCTGCCTTAACGTTGCCAGGAACCACTTCAACCGAGTACTATCAAAACGCTAATTACCATGGTAACGCCATCAACGGTTCCTCCCACGTGAACACTCTTGGAGATGCAACCCCCTACCCCCATCTCTCTGCTTCTACCGGGGAACACAACCCCCCCTATCCCCtccctggctccgcctcctcctatcccctccctggctccgcctccccctatcccctccctggctccgcctccccctatcccctccctggctccgcctccccctatcccctccctggctccgcctcctcctatCCCCTCCCTGGCTCCGCCTATCCCCtccctggctccgcctcctcctatcccctccctggctccgcctatcccctccctgtctccgcctcctcctatcccctccctggctccccctcctcctatcccctccctggctccgcctcctcctatCCCCTtcctggctccgcctcctcctatCCCCCCCCTGACGCCTCCTCCTATCCCCTCCCTGGCTCCGCCTCCCCCTATCCCCtccctggctccgcctcctcctatcccctccctggctccgcctcctcaCCTGCTACCACCACTCCTCGACCTAAGCCTACTGATGGCTTGCAGTTAGAATACATCCTTAACCCAGACCTGTCAAAGAGCGAGGGCCAGCATTGGTCTGCGCAGCGCTGTCTGCAGGTTATCAACATATGGCCTGCAAGTAAAAGGCGCTGCCTGACCATACTGAAGAACACCTCTGCACCAACAAGTCCTGAAACGATGACGGCCGGGATACAAGGAGAGGTCCATGCAAGCACTTGGACTGAAATGAAGCCAGCTTTACCTAAGCCAGCTGCTCAGTTGGCGACCAAGCCTCCTCAGCGGCAGGAGAGAGTTACAGTCCAAAAGCAGGAGGTACTTGCAGTCCAAAAGCAGGAGGTACTTACAGTCCAAAAGCAAGAGGTACTTGGAGTCCAAAAGCAAGAGGTAGTCGTGATCCAGGGGAGAAAACAAAGGAAAACGCCGACAGAAGAAGAAAGGAAGGCAGTACTGAAGGAAAAG CTTCTGGCATTCAACCAGAAGATGAAGCAGAGTCCCTTCATGCCAGCGCCAGTGTCTAGTTGTACGTATTCGGACCTGACATAG
- the LOC132454651 gene encoding filaggrin-like isoform X1: protein MQVDPYPPMARPHVDCQSPKERAKESPSQDPGPGPMPGLSAGFQHVQPHGRSRTPRPASPPPAPPERPAIARGMQRFLNLLNKGVDMDLFTSIVNDDSKSVTSDVVLPLNKPPRREPSRSENDRAEPHLKNSRPSQSEPRSRSRWSTELPDTEGSPKERSNSAADDGRGISAIISSSSRHCPLSSASSGPRAEEENPMQLQLQNILETLGLSLDKEEMSGLTSRTDERLNGKRKDNGQGLHNPSGSEMPFEPAPEPCDGTSTSAPPQSRPAGRPPPQHTKGEGIVEGRKRRRLSPCSQSVDRSSGESGQRGRRTDGHKRRETDSCGDAGTDPTWDGEPSGASRAEKRQKRGRHGDPETYSRQEGDRHGDLETYRRKDGDPETYRRKDGDRHGVPETYRRRDGDRHGDSETCRRQDGDHHGIPKTYSRQDEDRHGDPETYRRRDGDRHGDSETYRRRDGDRHGDSETYMRQDEDRHGNPETYSRQDGDRHGDPVTYRRKDGDRHGDPVTYRRQDGDRHGDPETYSRQDEDRHGDSETCRRQEGDHHGNPKTYSRQDEDRHGDPETYRRRDGDRHGDSETYRRRDGDRHGDPETYRRHEGDRHGDPETYRRQDGDRHGDSETYRRRDGDRHGDPETYRRNDEDRHGDSETCRRQDGDHHGNPKTYGKRDHRGDRVKVSSRSPQARLANPDSNSALTLPGTTSTEYYQNANYHGNAINGSSHVNTLGDATPYPHLSASTGEHNPPYPLPGSASSYPLPGSASPYPLPGSASPYPLPGSASPYPLPGSASSYPLPGSAYPLPGSASSYPLPGSAYPLPVSASSYPLPGSPSSYPLPGSASSYPLPGSASSYPPPDASSYPLPGSASPYPLPGSASSYPLPGSASSPATTTPRPKPTDGLQLEYILNPDLSKSEGQHWSAQRCLQVINIWPASKRRCLTILKNTSAPTSPETMTAGIQGEVHASTWTEMKPALPKPAAQLATKPPQRQERVTVQKQEVLAVQKQEVLTVQKQEVLGVQKQEVVVIQGRKQRKTPTEEERKAVLKEKLLAFNQKMKQSPFMPAPVSSCTYSDLT, encoded by the exons ATGCAGGTGGACCCCTACCCACCCATG GCCAGACCACATGTTGACTGTCAGTCTCCTAAGGAGAGAGCTAAGGAGTCTCCAAGCCAAGACCCTGGACCTGGACCGATGCCTGGATTATCTGCAGGCTTCCAGCACGTCCAG CCTCACGGGAGATCACGGACTCCACGCCCGGCCTCGCCACCCCCTGCGCCCCCAGAGAGACCCGCCATAGCCCGCGGCATGCAGCGGTTTCTCAACTTGCTTAACAAAGGGGTGGACATGGACTTGTTCACCAGTATCGTCAACGACGACAGCAAGTCCGTCACCTCGGATGTGGTGCTCCCGCTAAACAAGCCCCCGCGGAGAGAGCCTTCCAGGTCGGAGAACGATCGGGCCGAACCTCATCTGAAGAACAGCCGTCCGAGTCAGTCTGAGCCCCGGAGCCGTAGTCGATGGAGCACTGAGCTCCCCGACACTGAAGGGTCTCCCAAAGAGAGGAGCAACTCCGCTGCTGATGATGGCAGAGGCATCTCTGccatcatcagcagcagcagcagacattGTCCTTTAAGCAGTGCATCCAGTGGCCCGCGGGCGGAAGAAGAGAATCCAATGCAGTTACAGCTCCAGAACATTCTGGAGACCCTGGGTTTGAGCCTGGACAAGGAGGAGATGAGTGGACTCACAAGCCGCACTGACGAGAGGCTCAACGGGAAGAGGAAGGACAACGGACAGGGGCTCCACAACCCGTCAGGCAGTGAGATGCCCTTTGAGCCGGCTCCTGAACCCTGTGACGGTACTTCCACCTCCGCTCCTCCCCAGTCCCGTCCTGCCGgccgccctcccccccagcaCACCAAGGGAGAGGGCATCGTGGAgggcaggaagaggaggcggctctctccctgcagccaatcagtggACAGAAGCTCTGGGGAAAGCGGACAAAGAGGGAGAAGAACCGATGGCCACAAGAGGCGGGAGACGGACAGCTGCGGAGACGCGGGGACGGACCCGACGTGGGACGGAGAGCCCAGTGGAGCCTCAAGGGCAGAGAAGAGGCAGAAGAGAGGTCGCCATGGAGACCCCGAGACATACAGCAGGCAGGAGGGAGATCGCCATGGAGACTTGGAGACATACAGGAGGAAGGATGGAGACCCCGAGACATACAGGAGAAAGGATGGAGATCGCCATGGAGTCCCGGAGACATACAGGAGGCGGGATGGAGATCGACATGGAGACTCGGAAACATGCAGGAGACAGGATGGAGATCACCATGGAATCCCCAAGACATACAGCAGGCAGGATGAAGATCGCCATGGAGACCCAGAGACATACAGGAGACGGGATGGAGATCGCCATGGAGACTCGGAGACATACAGGAGGCGGGATGGAGATCGCCATGGAGACTCGGAGACATACATGAGGCAGGATGAAGATCGCCATGGAAACCCCGAGACATACAGCAGGCAGGATGGAGATCGCCATGGAGACCCTGTGACATACAGGAGGAAGGATGGAGATCGCCATGGAGACCCCGTGACATACAGGAGACAGGATGGAGATCGCCATGGAGACCCAGAGACATACAGCAGGCAGGATGAAGATCGCCATGGAGACTCGGAAACATGCAGGAGACAGGAAGGAGATCACCATGGAAACCCCAAGACATACAGCAGGCAGGATGAAGATCGCCATGGAGACCCAGAGACATACAGGAGGCGGGATGGAGATCGCCATGGCGACTCGGAGACATACAGGAGGCGGGATGGAGATCGCCATGGAGACCCAGAGACATACAGGAGGCACGAGGGAGATCGCCATGGAGACCCCGAGACATACAGGAGACAGGATGGAGATCGCCATGGAGACTCGGAGACATACAGGAGGCGGGATGGAGATCGCCATGGAGACCCGGAGACGTACAGGAGGAATGATGAAGATCGCCATGGAGACTCGGAAACATGCAGGAGACAGGATGGAGATCACCATGGAAACCCCAAGACATACGGGAAAAGAGATCACAGGGGCGACAGAGTTAAGGTAAGCTCCCGCAGTCCCCAAGCTCGTCTGGCAAACCCGGACTCCAACTCTGCCTTAACGTTGCCAGGAACCACTTCAACCGAGTACTATCAAAACGCTAATTACCATGGTAACGCCATCAACGGTTCCTCCCACGTGAACACTCTTGGAGATGCAACCCCCTACCCCCATCTCTCTGCTTCTACCGGGGAACACAACCCCCCCTATCCCCtccctggctccgcctcctcctatcccctccctggctccgcctccccctatcccctccctggctccgcctccccctatcccctccctggctccgcctccccctatcccctccctggctccgcctcctcctatCCCCTCCCTGGCTCCGCCTATCCCCtccctggctccgcctcctcctatcccctccctggctccgcctatcccctccctgtctccgcctcctcctatcccctccctggctccccctcctcctatcccctccctggctccgcctcctcctatCCCCTtcctggctccgcctcctcctatCCCCCCCCTGACGCCTCCTCCTATCCCCTCCCTGGCTCCGCCTCCCCCTATCCCCtccctggctccgcctcctcctatcccctccctggctccgcctcctcaCCTGCTACCACCACTCCTCGACCTAAGCCTACTGATGGCTTGCAGTTAGAATACATCCTTAACCCAGACCTGTCAAAGAGCGAGGGCCAGCATTGGTCTGCGCAGCGCTGTCTGCAGGTTATCAACATATGGCCTGCAAGTAAAAGGCGCTGCCTGACCATACTGAAGAACACCTCTGCACCAACAAGTCCTGAAACGATGACGGCCGGGATACAAGGAGAGGTCCATGCAAGCACTTGGACTGAAATGAAGCCAGCTTTACCTAAGCCAGCTGCTCAGTTGGCGACCAAGCCTCCTCAGCGGCAGGAGAGAGTTACAGTCCAAAAGCAGGAGGTACTTGCAGTCCAAAAGCAGGAGGTACTTACAGTCCAAAAGCAAGAGGTACTTGGAGTCCAAAAGCAAGAGGTAGTCGTGATCCAGGGGAGAAAACAAAGGAAAACGCCGACAGAAGAAGAAAGGAAGGCAGTACTGAAGGAAAAG CTTCTGGCATTCAACCAGAAGATGAAGCAGAGTCCCTTCATGCCAGCGCCAGTGTCTAGTTGTACGTATTCGGACCTGACATAG